A genomic region of Leptolyngbya sp. NIES-2104 contains the following coding sequences:
- a CDS encoding RNA polymerase sigma factor codes for MKAVAIPTFPEAHHPIVKALFHHSDQELLTLFQRYPDSGQFFVALFCRYSPIVYSLISRSARSPVQSEYLLALIWRHVFHELAGVDLRAFSQSGSTFQTWLLAVTASGINEAELPAVEDIHYDIRSMSPPFWCYLDRTLEQLPPATRFMVVMSQTFHWSETRIAAYLQAEGEQISPDEIKAQLQEGYRLLEKLLPEDIRTIYLGGNSREQESVSELEADDASLEELEFF; via the coding sequence ATGAAAGCTGTAGCGATTCCAACCTTTCCAGAGGCACATCACCCGATCGTTAAAGCGTTGTTTCATCACAGCGATCAAGAACTCCTGACGCTGTTTCAGCGCTATCCTGATTCGGGGCAGTTCTTTGTCGCGCTGTTTTGTCGCTACAGCCCGATCGTATATTCACTGATTTCACGATCTGCCCGTTCTCCGGTGCAGTCTGAATATCTGCTGGCGTTAATCTGGCGACACGTTTTTCACGAATTAGCCGGAGTCGATCTTCGGGCATTTAGTCAAAGCGGCTCAACGTTTCAAACTTGGCTCTTAGCAGTCACGGCATCGGGGATCAATGAAGCCGAACTGCCTGCGGTTGAGGATATTCATTACGATATTCGATCGATGTCGCCGCCGTTCTGGTGTTATCTCGATCGTACTTTGGAACAGTTGCCGCCTGCAACTCGATTTATGGTTGTGATGTCGCAGACGTTCCACTGGAGCGAAACCCGGATTGCAGCCTATTTACAGGCAGAAGGCGAACAGATTAGCCCCGACGAAATCAAAGCGCAGTTGCAAGAAGGATATCGACTGCTAGAAAAACTTTTGCCCGAAGACATTAGAACGATCTATCTCGGTGGGAATTCTAGAGAGCAAGAGTCGGTTTCCGAGTTGGAGGCTGACGACGCAAGCCTAGAAGAACTCGAATTTTTCTAA
- a CDS encoding glyoxalase-like domain protein, producing MDSLFSTQGIMVMLLGAYAVAMWLFLTSAPKVHTVMVSDLESARDFYGGMLKLAVAEVPLHYYYNYEQSLGTAGVNPMYLSGSMGSTTARGNGNDGLWYQLKKNTQLHVISGATIGEKDRQRHVCFDRDCLDQILLRVQSRGIKHKIRREKPLNFLVKDYHGQVVELAEVIN from the coding sequence ATGGATAGCTTGTTTTCCACTCAAGGCATTATGGTTATGTTGCTCGGCGCGTACGCTGTAGCGATGTGGCTCTTCCTGACGAGCGCCCCGAAAGTTCATACGGTTATGGTTTCTGATCTCGAAAGCGCCCGCGATTTTTATGGCGGAATGCTGAAACTAGCGGTTGCTGAAGTGCCGTTGCACTATTACTACAACTACGAACAGTCGCTAGGAACGGCAGGCGTGAATCCCATGTATTTGTCGGGTTCGATGGGCAGTACGACCGCACGCGGGAACGGCAATGACGGGCTGTGGTATCAACTGAAGAAAAATACCCAGCTTCATGTGATTTCTGGAGCAACGATCGGTGAAAAGGATCGTCAGCGTCATGTGTGCTTCGATCGAGATTGCTTGGATCAAATTCTGCTGCGGGTTCAATCTCGCGGCATCAAGCACAAAATCCGTCGTGAGAAACCGCTGAACTTCTTAGTGAAAGACTATCACGGACAAGTGGTAGAACTTGCAGAAGTCATCAATTAG
- a CDS encoding Uma2 family endonuclease codes for MIQALKKPVSFDEFIDWYPENSATHYELRRGSIIEMPKPRGKHSVVAGAISGEAFIEIRRLSLPYIIPKECVVRSLDGDSAYEPDVIVLDSAALTNEPRWEKSSVIENGSSVRLIVEVVSTNWRDDYLTKLAEYEALGIQEYWIVDYAGLGGRRFIGNPKQPTLSVCELIDGEYEIRQFRGSDRILSLTFPDFALTAEQIFSAE; via the coding sequence ATGATTCAAGCATTAAAGAAACCTGTCAGCTTCGACGAGTTCATCGATTGGTATCCAGAGAACTCAGCGACTCATTACGAACTACGTCGAGGATCAATTATCGAAATGCCAAAACCAAGAGGGAAGCATTCTGTCGTTGCAGGAGCGATTAGCGGTGAGGCGTTTATTGAAATTCGACGCTTAAGCCTTCCGTATATCATTCCGAAAGAATGCGTCGTTCGCTCTCTTGATGGTGATTCTGCCTATGAACCTGATGTAATTGTTCTAGATAGTGCTGCCTTGACAAATGAACCTCGCTGGGAGAAATCATCAGTGATCGAAAACGGCTCATCGGTTCGGCTCATCGTTGAGGTCGTGAGTACAAATTGGCGCGATGACTATCTGACAAAATTAGCAGAATATGAAGCGTTAGGTATCCAAGAATATTGGATTGTTGATTATGCAGGTTTAGGTGGTCGAAGATTTATCGGGAATCCAAAGCAACCAACGCTTTCTGTTTGCGAATTGATCGACGGGGAATATGAGATTCGACAGTTTCGAGGAAGCGATCGTATTCTTTCCCTAACTTTTCCAGATTTTGCCCTAACTGCCGAACAGATATTTTCAGCCGAATAA
- a CDS encoding serine hydrolase, translating into MTFFHKDERLETLGDRVLQATWAQFGGLAPNQIAMTWIVYDSPVFVNTGGAIRPEEFWQRSPRGFAYRGVENIYPASVVKLFYLVAAHEWLERGMISPSAELDRAMRDMIVDSSNDATGLVVDVLSGTTGGPELPPGPFETWKYQRNIVNRYFQSLNWSEFATINVNQKTWCDGPYGRERAFYGEDFDNRNMLTTNATAKLLHSVVGGVAVTPERSQSMMELMQRSLNPIDLEADAENQVVGFIGGGVPPVAKVWSKAGLMSRVRHDAAYVELPNLQPYLLVVFTEGKSHSANEEILPFVTQQINEAMQEI; encoded by the coding sequence ATGACTTTTTTCCACAAAGACGAACGGTTAGAAACCTTGGGCGATCGAGTCTTACAAGCGACTTGGGCACAGTTTGGGGGACTTGCCCCAAATCAAATTGCAATGACCTGGATTGTGTATGACTCGCCCGTGTTCGTTAATACTGGCGGTGCCATTCGCCCCGAAGAATTTTGGCAGCGATCGCCCAGAGGTTTCGCTTATCGCGGCGTTGAAAATATTTACCCCGCCAGTGTGGTCAAGTTATTTTATCTAGTCGCGGCACACGAATGGTTAGAACGCGGCATGATTTCACCTTCGGCAGAACTCGATCGAGCAATGCGCGACATGATTGTCGATTCGAGCAATGATGCCACTGGGCTTGTCGTAGATGTCCTGAGCGGAACCACAGGCGGACCCGAACTTCCGCCCGGACCGTTTGAAACCTGGAAATATCAGCGCAACATCGTCAACCGCTATTTTCAATCGTTGAACTGGTCAGAATTCGCCACGATTAATGTCAACCAAAAAACCTGGTGTGATGGACCTTACGGACGAGAACGCGCCTTCTACGGCGAAGATTTCGACAATCGCAATATGTTAACCACAAATGCAACTGCAAAATTGCTTCATAGTGTTGTGGGTGGTGTTGCGGTGACACCCGAACGATCGCAATCCATGATGGAATTAATGCAGCGATCGCTAAATCCAATCGATCTCGAAGCTGACGCTGAAAATCAAGTCGTCGGCTTTATCGGTGGCGGCGTTCCCCCAGTAGCAAAAGTCTGGTCAAAAGCAGGTTTAATGAGCCGAGTCCGACACGATGCGGCTTATGTCGAACTGCCAAATCTCCAGCCTTATCTTCTCGTTGTCTTTACCGAAGGCAAATCACACAGCGCAAACGAAGAAATTCTCCCCTTCGTGACTCAACAAATTAATGAGGCGATGCAAGAAATTTAG
- a CDS encoding C40 family peptidase — MQYRTIANLNLYDSPDLTRLATQAATGRYLKILSESPLQVMTCEDDYPGYLDPKDLQYLKEVEIPYQAPVWTGEEIRDRIPEIIAFTQAAMSVPNEYLWGGTVAPNYDCSGLMQAAFASVGVRLPRDAYQQEAFLQPVEALIPGDLVFFGTPEKATHVGLYLGNQQYIHSSGKDRGQNGIGIDQLSAEGDLVSQYYHSIYRGAGRAIKSYIPH, encoded by the coding sequence ATGCAATATCGCACGATCGCGAATCTCAATCTCTACGATTCACCGGATTTAACTCGATTGGCAACGCAAGCTGCAACAGGTCGCTATCTTAAAATTTTGTCAGAGTCACCGCTGCAAGTGATGACTTGTGAAGATGATTATCCGGGATACCTTGATCCGAAAGATTTGCAGTATTTGAAAGAGGTAGAGATTCCCTATCAAGCTCCGGTTTGGACGGGAGAGGAAATTCGCGATCGTATTCCTGAAATCATTGCATTTACTCAGGCGGCGATGTCGGTTCCGAATGAATATCTCTGGGGCGGAACGGTTGCACCGAACTATGATTGTTCAGGCTTGATGCAGGCGGCGTTTGCGTCCGTTGGTGTTCGACTGCCTAGAGATGCCTATCAGCAAGAAGCATTTTTACAGCCCGTAGAAGCTTTGATTCCAGGTGATTTGGTGTTTTTTGGGACTCCTGAGAAAGCGACGCATGTGGGACTGTATCTCGGTAATCAGCAGTATATTCATAGTTCAGGAAAAGATCGAGGACAGAATGGAATTGGAATTGATCAGCTTTCGGCAGAGGGCGATTTGGTTAGCCAGTATTACCATTCAATCTATCGAGGAGCAGGAAGAGCGATCAAGAGCTATATTCCCCACTAA
- a CDS encoding alpha/beta hydrolase: MTVLILLFNAVSFFLSLWIVIPAPIFSLLPLSVGAPEISHWLVLTNTIALLFTVFRLKSLPILIGMIFALSLSLIPIAQFPATAQQASSAMKSSLGEQRVLPGFRSAPFVLLDAFRGIPKAEIRQTLNIPVAQSDNVPLTMNVYRPMRSGKNPAIVMIYGGAWRAGNPNSNEEFSRYMAAQGYTVLAIDYRHAPRYQFPTQLEDIRTALEFIQQNADQYEVDVDRMAIMGRSAGGHLAMLTAFATDAFPFRAVVNYYSPVELTEGYNNPPFPDPIDSRDVLRNFLGGTPIERSDLYRQASPHQQVRSNLPPILLIYGGKDHIVESKFGRGLYEKLKQNGNNAVLIEIPWAEHAFDAVFNGVSNQLSLYYTERFLASTLK, translated from the coding sequence ATGACTGTGTTGATTTTGCTATTTAACGCGGTTAGCTTCTTTCTGTCGCTTTGGATTGTGATTCCAGCACCGATTTTTTCATTGTTGCCGCTGAGTGTTGGCGCACCGGAGATTAGTCACTGGCTGGTTTTGACCAATACGATTGCGCTTTTATTCACAGTGTTTCGTCTCAAATCTCTGCCAATTCTAATCGGAATGATATTTGCACTCAGTTTGAGCTTGATACCGATCGCACAATTTCCAGCAACCGCACAACAAGCAAGCAGTGCAATGAAATCGAGCTTAGGTGAGCAGCGCGTTTTACCTGGTTTTAGATCTGCACCGTTTGTTTTATTAGATGCGTTTCGCGGCATTCCCAAAGCTGAAATTCGTCAAACGTTAAACATTCCTGTTGCACAGTCGGACAATGTACCTTTGACAATGAATGTTTATCGTCCGATGCGATCGGGCAAGAATCCAGCGATCGTGATGATCTACGGAGGTGCTTGGAGAGCGGGGAATCCTAACTCGAATGAGGAATTTAGTCGGTACATGGCAGCCCAGGGTTATACCGTTTTGGCGATCGACTATCGACACGCGCCACGGTATCAGTTTCCGACTCAGCTTGAAGACATTAGAACTGCATTAGAGTTCATTCAGCAGAATGCAGATCAGTATGAAGTGGATGTCGATCGAATGGCAATCATGGGACGTTCCGCAGGCGGACATTTAGCAATGCTGACTGCTTTCGCAACTGATGCTTTTCCCTTTCGTGCGGTTGTCAATTACTACAGTCCGGTTGAACTCACTGAAGGCTATAACAATCCACCGTTTCCTGATCCGATCGACAGTCGCGACGTGCTGCGGAATTTTCTAGGAGGAACCCCGATCGAGCGATCAGATCTCTATCGGCAAGCATCGCCTCACCAACAAGTGCGATCGAACTTGCCGCCGATTTTATTGATCTATGGAGGGAAGGATCATATTGTAGAGTCGAAATTTGGTCGGGGTTTGTATGAGAAATTGAAGCAGAACGGTAACAATGCAGTCTTGATTGAAATTCCTTGGGCGGAACATGCTTTTGATGCAGTGTTTAACGGTGTGAGCAATCAACTATCGCTTTACTACACCGAGCGTTTTCTGGCATCCACGCTGAAATAG
- the pgmB gene encoding beta-phosphoglucomutase: MTQTDRSPLIYTDWTAIETEFNPRLLNTRETVFTIGNGYLGTRGSFEEGFSQSQAATLIHGVYDDVPVVYTELVNCPDWLPLLIIVDGERFRLDQGEILSYERQLDVKRAVLSRSVKWRSPNGKTLSLHFERFASLADEHVVGLRCQITTEQDAIVEVQASINGYPENQGFNHWEQLGQGKTEHGVWLQVRTRTSHVELAMASSLSLIGAEGAVQITNVPGYPTLTTTFMAPMGQTITIENLITIYTSHDAESPVKAAQAKLAALPDYQTLFAAHEQSWAETWEQSDIVIEGDLRAQFAVRYNLFQLLIAAARHNDRVSIPAKTLSGFGYRGHVFWDTEIFILPFFTFTQPHLARNLLSYRYHTIEGARRKAAYYGYKGAMYSWESADTGDEVTPRWALPKDPYGEDIRIWCRDREIHISADIAYASWYYWQATEDDEWMRDYGCEIILDTAVFWMSRTEWSTRYERFEIREVIGADEYHEHVDNNAFTNRMAQWHLEKAIYIYDWLKECYPDRLKNLCDRLKITAERRSRWQDIATNIWIPYHPSGLIEQSEDFFKLKDINLEDYEPRTKSMQAILGIDGADKAQVLKQPDVLMLLYLMRQSDEFPYSKESLETNWNYYAPRTDITYGSSLGPAIHAILASDLNMTVEAYERFMQAVLVDLEDTRGNAHEGIHGASAGGIWQAVVLGFGGVQFGDEPFAHPHLPPGWTRLKFRLHWRGKWHEFDLRPDSSKPIMTDSFNIQGAIFDLDGVITDTAEYHYRSWQRLADEEGLPFDRQANEALRGISRRESLMKIIGDRSYSEAQIQEMMERKNHYYVESIEAISPDDLLPGARELLKELRDAGIKIALGSASKNARPVIEKLGIADLFDAIADGHSVDRPKPAPDLFLFAARELGCAPEQCVVFEDAAAGIEAALAGQMWAVGLGPEERVGEAHIVLSSLEIRWTDLLSRLQQVATGDRQAELIR, encoded by the coding sequence ATGACCCAGACCGACCGTTCCCCGCTAATCTACACAGACTGGACTGCGATCGAGACTGAATTCAATCCGAGACTGCTCAACACCCGCGAAACCGTTTTTACGATCGGAAATGGCTATTTGGGGACACGCGGCAGTTTTGAAGAAGGATTTTCTCAATCTCAAGCAGCAACCCTGATTCACGGCGTGTATGACGATGTGCCTGTCGTTTATACCGAACTGGTGAATTGTCCGGATTGGTTGCCGCTGTTGATCATTGTCGATGGGGAACGCTTTCGGCTCGATCAGGGTGAAATTCTGAGCTACGAACGCCAGTTAGATGTCAAACGAGCGGTGTTAAGTCGATCGGTAAAATGGCGCAGTCCGAACGGGAAAACACTCTCATTGCACTTTGAACGGTTTGCAAGTCTTGCGGATGAACACGTCGTCGGATTGCGCTGTCAGATTACGACAGAGCAAGATGCGATCGTAGAAGTGCAAGCTAGCATCAACGGTTATCCAGAAAATCAGGGCTTTAACCATTGGGAACAGCTAGGACAAGGAAAAACCGAGCATGGGGTTTGGTTACAGGTTCGGACACGGACTTCTCATGTTGAGTTAGCAATGGCTTCGAGCTTGTCTTTGATCGGTGCAGAAGGAGCAGTGCAAATCACAAATGTTCCAGGCTATCCGACATTAACAACAACCTTCATGGCTCCGATGGGTCAGACGATTACGATCGAAAATCTAATCACGATCTACACGTCCCACGATGCCGAATCTCCAGTAAAAGCAGCTCAAGCTAAACTCGCAGCATTACCGGACTATCAAACCCTGTTTGCGGCTCACGAACAAAGCTGGGCGGAAACTTGGGAACAGAGCGACATTGTGATCGAAGGCGATCTCCGCGCTCAATTTGCGGTTCGATATAACTTATTTCAGTTGTTAATCGCTGCGGCTCGACATAACGATCGAGTCAGCATTCCCGCTAAAACACTGTCTGGATTTGGCTATCGCGGTCACGTCTTTTGGGACACAGAGATCTTTATTCTGCCGTTCTTTACCTTTACTCAACCGCATCTCGCTCGAAACTTACTGAGCTATCGCTATCACACGATCGAGGGCGCACGTCGCAAAGCTGCCTACTATGGCTATAAAGGTGCGATGTACTCCTGGGAAAGTGCGGACACAGGCGATGAAGTCACGCCAAGATGGGCATTACCGAAAGATCCGTACGGTGAAGATATTCGGATCTGGTGTCGCGATCGCGAAATTCATATTAGTGCTGACATTGCTTATGCCTCCTGGTACTACTGGCAAGCAACCGAAGACGATGAATGGATGCGCGATTATGGTTGCGAAATCATTCTCGATACAGCCGTTTTCTGGATGAGCCGCACCGAATGGAGTACGCGCTATGAACGCTTTGAAATTCGGGAAGTCATTGGTGCAGATGAGTATCATGAGCATGTCGATAACAATGCGTTCACAAACCGAATGGCGCAGTGGCATCTAGAAAAAGCCATTTATATCTATGATTGGTTAAAAGAGTGCTATCCAGACCGATTAAAGAACTTGTGCGATCGATTGAAGATTACCGCAGAACGTCGATCGCGTTGGCAAGACATTGCTACAAACATTTGGATTCCGTATCATCCATCCGGATTGATCGAACAATCAGAAGACTTCTTCAAGCTCAAAGACATCAACCTTGAAGACTATGAGCCGCGCACTAAATCGATGCAGGCAATTCTCGGAATTGATGGAGCAGATAAAGCTCAAGTTCTGAAGCAACCGGATGTATTAATGTTGCTGTATCTAATGCGGCAATCTGACGAGTTTCCTTACTCGAAAGAGTCTCTAGAAACGAATTGGAACTATTACGCACCTCGAACTGATATTACTTATGGATCATCTTTAGGTCCTGCGATTCATGCAATCCTTGCTTCAGATCTCAATATGACAGTTGAAGCGTATGAGCGATTCATGCAGGCTGTATTAGTTGATTTAGAAGATACTCGCGGCAATGCTCATGAGGGAATCCATGGCGCGTCCGCAGGAGGCATCTGGCAAGCCGTTGTCCTTGGCTTTGGCGGTGTCCAATTTGGCGATGAACCCTTTGCCCATCCGCATCTTCCCCCCGGTTGGACGCGGCTAAAATTCCGCCTACACTGGCGCGGCAAATGGCACGAGTTTGATCTAAGACCTGATTCATCTAAACCTATCATGACTGATTCTTTTAACATTCAAGGCGCGATTTTTGACCTCGATGGGGTCATCACAGATACGGCTGAATATCATTACCGCTCTTGGCAACGCCTCGCGGATGAGGAAGGTTTGCCCTTCGATCGACAAGCGAACGAAGCCCTCAGAGGCATTTCCCGCCGCGAATCGCTGATGAAAATCATTGGCGATCGCTCTTACAGCGAAGCACAAATCCAAGAAATGATGGAGCGCAAGAACCATTACTATGTCGAATCGATCGAAGCGATTTCACCCGATGATCTGCTTCCTGGAGCTAGGGAATTGCTCAAAGAACTGAGAGATGCAGGTATCAAAATCGCTTTAGGTTCAGCAAGTAAGAATGCCCGTCCGGTGATTGAAAAGCTAGGGATTGCAGATTTGTTTGATGCGATCGCGGATGGTCACAGTGTCGATCGTCCGAAACCTGCTCCTGACCTGTTTCTTTTTGCTGCAAGAGAACTGGGATGCGCTCCAGAACAGTGTGTTGTCTTTGAAGATGCTGCTGCTGGAATTGAAGCTGCATTAGCAGGACAGATGTGGGCAGTCGGATTAGGTCCAGAAGAGCGTGTGGGCGAAGCGCACATTGTTTTATCGAGTCTTGAAATTCGCTGGACAGATTTGCTTTCTCGGTTGCAGCAAGTCGCGACAGGAGATAGACAAGCAGAATTGATTCGATAG
- a CDS encoding sucrose synthase yields the protein MNQLIATVLQHFEEKLVLQQMIDRFRRSNQRYVLKNEIFQAFAEYCEETHKPAHFLHSSHIAHLIQYSHELLLEDDRIWLVLRPWIGSQETWAFDPGLTGCEAMSPKSMLEARDRFVDRAQSNLFEIDVTPFYENSPTINDPRNIGEGLAFLNRYLTNEVVDDRDYWLNVLFDVLHRHDYEGVPLLINDQIQSAEQLAQQIKHGIQILRSRPPEEPYESIHPDLQRMGFEPGWGNTAERAREMMELLEQMITMPQSAILEAFVARFPSVFRVASISIHGWVGQEELGRPETLGQVAYVLDQARNLDRQLQQNIELAGLKMLNIQAQVVVLTRLIPNCEGTQCALPLEKIDDTENAWILRVPFREFNPKVTDNWISRYDIWGYLETYAIDAQARLIQQMGGKPDLIIGNYSDGNLVASLMARQLNVTHCNIAHSLEKPKHLFSNLYWQDLEPQYHFSAQFTADLISMNAADFIVTSSYQEIVGSPETVGQYESYKCFTMPQLYHVINGIELFNPKFNRVSPGVDERVFFPYTNQRSTQDRDRITHLIFEQEDPTIFGKLADPQRRPLLAVSPLTAVKNLAGLVECFGRNLELQQRCNLILVTNNLRVEDAINAQEAEEIEKIHRLIDHYQLHNHIRWIGERLSNPDLGEMYRCIADRQGIFVHFARFEAFGRVLLEAMVSGLPSFVTAFGGTTEIIEDDRHGFLINPTDLQGSARKILEFLDRADADSDYWHKMSNRSIHRILDEYNWTRHTQRLLLLTKLYSFWNYVHRDSRESLLHYLDALFHLMYKPRAELILEQHQNQ from the coding sequence ATGAATCAACTAATTGCAACCGTTTTACAACACTTTGAAGAGAAGTTAGTCCTTCAGCAGATGATCGATCGCTTTCGTCGATCGAATCAGCGATACGTTCTAAAAAATGAGATTTTTCAAGCTTTTGCTGAATATTGTGAAGAAACTCATAAGCCTGCACATTTTCTACATTCCTCGCACATTGCACATCTGATTCAGTACAGTCATGAATTGTTACTGGAAGACGATCGCATTTGGTTAGTGCTGCGTCCGTGGATTGGCAGTCAGGAAACTTGGGCATTTGATCCAGGGTTAACAGGCTGTGAAGCCATGTCACCGAAATCAATGCTCGAAGCTCGCGATCGCTTTGTCGATCGTGCTCAGTCGAATCTGTTTGAAATCGATGTTACGCCATTTTATGAAAACAGCCCGACGATTAATGATCCGCGCAACATTGGAGAAGGACTTGCATTTCTAAATCGCTATCTCACAAATGAAGTGGTAGACGATCGCGATTATTGGCTCAATGTCTTGTTTGATGTGCTGCATCGGCATGATTACGAAGGCGTTCCATTGTTGATTAATGATCAAATTCAATCGGCTGAACAGTTAGCTCAACAGATTAAACACGGAATTCAGATTTTACGATCGCGTCCTCCTGAGGAGCCATACGAATCGATTCACCCAGACTTACAGCGGATGGGATTTGAGCCGGGATGGGGCAATACTGCTGAACGCGCTAGAGAAATGATGGAATTGTTGGAGCAGATGATTACGATGCCTCAGAGCGCGATTTTAGAGGCATTTGTGGCACGATTTCCATCGGTGTTTCGAGTGGCTTCGATTTCAATTCATGGTTGGGTCGGGCAAGAAGAGCTAGGACGACCGGAAACGCTCGGACAAGTGGCGTATGTGCTGGATCAGGCAAGAAACCTCGATCGACAATTGCAGCAAAACATTGAACTCGCTGGATTGAAAATGCTCAATATCCAGGCTCAAGTCGTTGTGCTGACGCGCTTGATTCCGAACTGTGAAGGTACTCAGTGTGCATTGCCGCTCGAAAAGATTGATGACACTGAAAATGCTTGGATTTTGCGGGTTCCATTTCGAGAATTTAACCCGAAAGTGACCGATAACTGGATTTCTCGATATGACATTTGGGGCTATTTAGAAACTTATGCGATCGATGCTCAAGCACGATTGATACAGCAAATGGGCGGCAAGCCTGATCTAATCATTGGTAACTATAGTGATGGAAATTTAGTCGCTTCATTAATGGCACGTCAGCTAAACGTGACACATTGCAATATTGCTCACTCGCTAGAAAAGCCGAAACACCTATTTAGTAATCTGTACTGGCAAGACTTAGAACCGCAATATCATTTTTCCGCGCAATTTACCGCAGATTTAATCAGCATGAATGCGGCTGATTTCATTGTCACTTCGTCGTATCAAGAAATCGTGGGTTCTCCGGAGACGGTCGGACAGTACGAATCTTACAAATGTTTCACGATGCCACAGCTTTATCATGTGATTAATGGAATTGAATTATTTAATCCAAAATTTAATCGGGTTTCGCCGGGAGTCGATGAGCGGGTCTTTTTTCCGTATACGAATCAGCGATCAACTCAAGATCGCGATCGCATCACGCATCTGATTTTCGAGCAGGAAGATCCGACGATCTTCGGCAAACTCGCTGATCCGCAACGTCGCCCCCTACTTGCCGTTTCACCCTTAACCGCTGTCAAAAATTTAGCGGGACTCGTCGAATGTTTTGGACGCAATCTGGAACTTCAGCAGCGTTGTAATTTAATTCTTGTCACTAATAATCTTCGCGTTGAAGATGCGATTAACGCTCAAGAAGCCGAAGAGATTGAAAAAATACATCGCTTGATTGACCATTACCAATTGCATAATCACATTCGCTGGATTGGTGAACGCCTGTCTAATCCCGATCTCGGAGAAATGTATCGCTGCATTGCCGATCGCCAAGGGATTTTTGTTCATTTTGCTCGGTTTGAAGCATTTGGCAGAGTATTGCTCGAAGCGATGGTTTCTGGACTACCATCGTTTGTAACCGCGTTCGGAGGAACTACGGAGATTATCGAAGATGACAGACACGGATTTTTAATCAATCCCACGGATTTACAAGGCTCAGCGCGGAAGATTCTAGAGTTTCTCGATCGAGCCGATGCGGATTCAGATTATTGGCATAAGATGTCAAATCGCAGCATTCACCGAATCCTGGATGAGTACAATTGGACACGACATACGCAGCGACTTTTATTGCTGACAAAACTGTATAGCTTCTGGAACTATGTCCACCGCGACAGCCGAGAATCCCTTTTACATTATCTCGATGCTTTGTTCCATCTCATGTACAAACCCAGAGCCGAACTCATTCTAGAACAACACCAAAACCAATAA